In Gopherus flavomarginatus isolate rGopFla2 chromosome 1, rGopFla2.mat.asm, whole genome shotgun sequence, a single genomic region encodes these proteins:
- the DYRK2 gene encoding dual specificity tyrosine-phosphorylation-regulated kinase 2 isoform X1, with amino-acid sequence MLARKASASAAAGAAYPAGRGGESGRQLQSSPGIGAGGSRTGAGTGPASPIALPPLRSSNTAHTVGGNKHTMNEHLHVGSHGQIQVQQLFEDNSNKRTVLTTQPNGLAAVSKSGLSVVPDRQIDSAHRRQGSSSSLKSTDGTGKVKASFMTPEQAMKQYMQKLTTFEHHEIFSYPEIYFLGPNAKKRPGVIGGPNNSGYDDDQGSYVQVPHDHIAYRYEVLKVIGKGSFGQVVKAYDHKTHQNVALKMVRNEKRFHRQAAEEIRILEHLRKQDKDNNMNVIHMLENFTFRSHICMTFELLSMNLYELIKKNKFQGFSLPLVRKFAHSILQCLDALHKNRIIHCDLKPENILLKQQGRSGIKVIDFGSSCYEHQRVYTYIQSRFYRAPEVILGARYGMPIDMWSLGCILAELLTGYPLLPGEDEGDQLACMIELLGMPSQKLLDSSKRAKNFVSSKGYPRYCTITTLSDGSIILNGGRSRRGKLRGPPESREWGNALKGCDDPLFLDFLKQCLEWDPAIRMTPSQALRHPWLRRRLPKPPTGEKTSAKRITESTGAITSISKLPPTSSSASKLRTNLAQMTDANGNIQQRTVLPKLVS; translated from the exons ATGTTAGCCAGGAAAGCCTCGGCGAGCGCGGCCGCGGGAGCTGCCTACCCGGCGG gcaggggaggggagagtggcCGCCAGCTGCAGTCTTCCCCGGGCATCGGAGCCGGGGGATCCCGGACGGGAGCTGGGACCGGCCCAGCATCACCGATCGCCTTGCCGCCGCTTAGGTCCAGCAACACTGCCCACACG GTTGGAGGCAATAAGCACACAATGAATGAGCACCTACACGTTGGTAGCCACGGACAGATTCAGGTTCAACAGCTATTTGAAGATAATAGCAACAAGAGGACAGTTCTAACAACACAACCAAATGGACTTGCAGCAGTAAGCAAATCTGGATTGTCAGTGGTgccagacagacagatagacagTGCTCATAGACGACAGGGGAGCTCCAGTTCTTTAAAATCGACAGATGGAACAGGGAAGGTGAAAGCCTCCTTTATGACACCGGAACAAGCAATGAAGCAATACATGCAAAAACTAACAACCTTTGAGCATCATGAAATTTTCAGTTACCCTGAAATATACTTTTTGGGTCCAAATGCAAAGAAGCGGCCAGGTGTGATTGGAGGTCCAAACAATTCCGGTTATGATGATGACCAGGGGTCTTACGTGCAAGTACCTCATGATCATATTGCATACAGGTATGAAGTCCTGAAAGTAATAGGGAAAGGAAGTTTTGGGCAAGTTGTGAAGGCTTATGATCACAAGACCCATCAAAATGTGGCGTTAAAAATGGTGAGAAATGAAAAACGTTTCCACCGCCAAGCTGCAGAAGAAATTAGAATTCTGGAGCACCTAAGGAAGCAGGATAAGGATAACAACATGAATGTTATTCACATGCTGGAAAACTTTACATTCCGCAGCCATATCTGCATGACATTTGAGTTGCTGAGCATGAACCTTTACGAgctaataaagaaaaacaaatttcagggcttcagcctgccATTAGTCCGTAAGTTTGCCCACTCTATTTTACAGTGCTTAGATGCTTTGCACAAAAATAGAATCATTCACTGTGACCTTAAACCAGAGAACATTCTGTTGAAGCAACAGGGTAGAAGTGGTATTAAAGTTATTGATTTTGGCTCTAGTTGTTATGAGCATCAGCGTGTCTATACTTACATTCAGTCACGTTTCTACCGTGCTCCGGAAGTGATCCTGGGTGCTCGTTATGGGATGCCTATCGATATGTGGAGCTTGGGCTGCATTCTAGCAGAGCTTTTAACAGGTTACCCGCTCTTACCTGGAGAAGATGAAGGGGACCAACTGGCTTGTATGATAGAGCTACTGGGCATGCCCTCCCAAAAACTACTGGATTCATCCAAACGAGCCAAAAATTTTGTGAGCTCTAAAGGTTATCCCCGTTATTGTACCATTACCACGTTGTCTGATGGTTCTATAATACTCAATGGTGGCCGCTCCCGAAGGGGAAAATTGCGTGGCCCACCGGAGAGCCGAGAGTGGGGAAACGCATTAAAGGGATGTGATGATCCCCTCTTCCTTGACTTCTTAAAACAGTGTTTAGAATGGGATCCTGCTATACGCATGACACCCAGCCAGGCTTTACGGCATCCCTGGCTTAGGAGACGTTTGCCAAAACCTCCAACTGGAGA
- the DYRK2 gene encoding dual specificity tyrosine-phosphorylation-regulated kinase 2 isoform X2 produces MCPAAGSIAAAGLCLADKLRAHAGPDPGPSCSPRCATFAGRFPGLSASANQSRGGRSLPLLRQPPCCPPGPPHRAPLLAHRPLSLPSAGRGGESGRQLQSSPGIGAGGSRTGAGTGPASPIALPPLRSSNTAHTVGGNKHTMNEHLHVGSHGQIQVQQLFEDNSNKRTVLTTQPNGLAAVSKSGLSVVPDRQIDSAHRRQGSSSSLKSTDGTGKVKASFMTPEQAMKQYMQKLTTFEHHEIFSYPEIYFLGPNAKKRPGVIGGPNNSGYDDDQGSYVQVPHDHIAYRYEVLKVIGKGSFGQVVKAYDHKTHQNVALKMVRNEKRFHRQAAEEIRILEHLRKQDKDNNMNVIHMLENFTFRSHICMTFELLSMNLYELIKKNKFQGFSLPLVRKFAHSILQCLDALHKNRIIHCDLKPENILLKQQGRSGIKVIDFGSSCYEHQRVYTYIQSRFYRAPEVILGARYGMPIDMWSLGCILAELLTGYPLLPGEDEGDQLACMIELLGMPSQKLLDSSKRAKNFVSSKGYPRYCTITTLSDGSIILNGGRSRRGKLRGPPESREWGNALKGCDDPLFLDFLKQCLEWDPAIRMTPSQALRHPWLRRRLPKPPTGEKTSAKRITESTGAITSISKLPPTSSSASKLRTNLAQMTDANGNIQQRTVLPKLVS; encoded by the exons ATGTGCCCGGCGGCGGGGTCCATCGCGGCCGCGGGGCTGTGCTTGGCTGACAAGCTCCGCGCACACGCGGGGCCCGATCCTggtccttcctgctccccccgCTGTGCCACGTTTGCGGGCCGCTTCCCAGGGCTTTCTGCGTCTGCAAACCAGAGTCGCGGCGGAAGGAGTCTTCCCCTCCTTCGCCAGCCCCCGTGCTGTCCGCCAGGTCCGCCCCACCGGGCCCCTCTCCTCGCTCACCGTCCGCTCTCCCTTCCTTCcgcaggcaggggaggggagagtggcCGCCAGCTGCAGTCTTCCCCGGGCATCGGAGCCGGGGGATCCCGGACGGGAGCTGGGACCGGCCCAGCATCACCGATCGCCTTGCCGCCGCTTAGGTCCAGCAACACTGCCCACACG GTTGGAGGCAATAAGCACACAATGAATGAGCACCTACACGTTGGTAGCCACGGACAGATTCAGGTTCAACAGCTATTTGAAGATAATAGCAACAAGAGGACAGTTCTAACAACACAACCAAATGGACTTGCAGCAGTAAGCAAATCTGGATTGTCAGTGGTgccagacagacagatagacagTGCTCATAGACGACAGGGGAGCTCCAGTTCTTTAAAATCGACAGATGGAACAGGGAAGGTGAAAGCCTCCTTTATGACACCGGAACAAGCAATGAAGCAATACATGCAAAAACTAACAACCTTTGAGCATCATGAAATTTTCAGTTACCCTGAAATATACTTTTTGGGTCCAAATGCAAAGAAGCGGCCAGGTGTGATTGGAGGTCCAAACAATTCCGGTTATGATGATGACCAGGGGTCTTACGTGCAAGTACCTCATGATCATATTGCATACAGGTATGAAGTCCTGAAAGTAATAGGGAAAGGAAGTTTTGGGCAAGTTGTGAAGGCTTATGATCACAAGACCCATCAAAATGTGGCGTTAAAAATGGTGAGAAATGAAAAACGTTTCCACCGCCAAGCTGCAGAAGAAATTAGAATTCTGGAGCACCTAAGGAAGCAGGATAAGGATAACAACATGAATGTTATTCACATGCTGGAAAACTTTACATTCCGCAGCCATATCTGCATGACATTTGAGTTGCTGAGCATGAACCTTTACGAgctaataaagaaaaacaaatttcagggcttcagcctgccATTAGTCCGTAAGTTTGCCCACTCTATTTTACAGTGCTTAGATGCTTTGCACAAAAATAGAATCATTCACTGTGACCTTAAACCAGAGAACATTCTGTTGAAGCAACAGGGTAGAAGTGGTATTAAAGTTATTGATTTTGGCTCTAGTTGTTATGAGCATCAGCGTGTCTATACTTACATTCAGTCACGTTTCTACCGTGCTCCGGAAGTGATCCTGGGTGCTCGTTATGGGATGCCTATCGATATGTGGAGCTTGGGCTGCATTCTAGCAGAGCTTTTAACAGGTTACCCGCTCTTACCTGGAGAAGATGAAGGGGACCAACTGGCTTGTATGATAGAGCTACTGGGCATGCCCTCCCAAAAACTACTGGATTCATCCAAACGAGCCAAAAATTTTGTGAGCTCTAAAGGTTATCCCCGTTATTGTACCATTACCACGTTGTCTGATGGTTCTATAATACTCAATGGTGGCCGCTCCCGAAGGGGAAAATTGCGTGGCCCACCGGAGAGCCGAGAGTGGGGAAACGCATTAAAGGGATGTGATGATCCCCTCTTCCTTGACTTCTTAAAACAGTGTTTAGAATGGGATCCTGCTATACGCATGACACCCAGCCAGGCTTTACGGCATCCCTGGCTTAGGAGACGTTTGCCAAAACCTCCAACTGGAGA